In Chloroflexia bacterium SDU3-3, one DNA window encodes the following:
- the folE gene encoding GTP cyclohydrolase I FolE translates to MHTNGHNGHSHAADDIETLDYQELVLPGQGKLEGLTFTSDARIEQGVYDILEAIGEDPAREGLQKTPSRVAKMYAELTAGYRIDPEALINEAIFTVDYDEMVMVKDIDFYSLCEHHMLPFMGRVHVAYIPKGKVIGLSKIPRVVEMFARRLQVQERMTVQIADFLDTYLHPQGVAVVAEGVHMCSVMRGVKKANASMITSAMRGVFRSEPGVRAEFMGHVDRSRGRE, encoded by the coding sequence ATGCACACAAATGGGCATAATGGACACAGCCACGCCGCAGACGATATCGAGACCCTGGACTACCAAGAGCTGGTGCTGCCCGGCCAGGGCAAGCTGGAGGGCCTGACCTTCACATCCGACGCCCGCATCGAGCAGGGCGTCTACGACATCCTAGAGGCCATCGGCGAAGACCCGGCCCGCGAGGGCCTGCAGAAGACGCCCAGCCGCGTGGCCAAGATGTACGCCGAGCTGACGGCGGGCTACCGGATCGACCCCGAGGCCCTGATCAACGAGGCGATCTTCACGGTGGACTACGACGAGATGGTGATGGTCAAGGACATCGACTTCTACAGCCTGTGCGAGCACCACATGCTGCCGTTCATGGGGCGGGTGCACGTGGCCTACATCCCCAAGGGCAAGGTGATCGGCCTCTCGAAGATCCCGCGCGTGGTCGAGATGTTCGCCCGCCGCCTGCAGGTGCAGGAGCGCATGACGGTGCAGATCGCCGACTTCCTAGACACCTACCTGCACCCGCAGGGCGTGGCCGTGGTGGCCGAGGGCGTGCACATGTGCTCGGTGATGCGCGGCGTGAAGAAGGCCAACGCCAGCATGATCACCTCGGCCATGCGTGGCGTGTTCCGCAGCGAGCCGGGCGTGCGGGCCGAGTTCATGGGCCACGTCGACCGCTCGCGCGGCAGGGAGTAG
- a CDS encoding 6-pyruvoyl tetrahydropterin synthase: MVAITRRFDFSAAHRYWNSDWSAEENQRVFGRCTSPYGHGHNYRLDVTVRGQANPVTGMVINVTELKRVVNEVLAEFDHKHLNEDTPYFKQQIPTTENIVRVLWRLIAPQLPPEAALAHLRLYEMDDLWADYAGEDEAQFSRSYVFSAAHRLHAPQLSDEENRELYGKCNNPNGHGHNYTLEVSVRGAIDPSTGMVIDLVEMDRAVRGVLDTLDHTHLDRQVAHFAERTSTAENIVVYLWGQLAPRFEGRLAHLRLWETRNNSFEYSGERP; encoded by the coding sequence ATGGTCGCAATCACCAGAAGATTCGATTTCTCCGCCGCCCACCGCTACTGGAACAGCGACTGGAGCGCCGAGGAGAACCAGCGCGTGTTTGGCCGATGCACCAGCCCCTATGGGCACGGCCACAACTACCGGCTGGATGTCACCGTGCGCGGCCAGGCCAACCCGGTCACCGGCATGGTGATCAACGTCACCGAGCTGAAGCGCGTGGTGAACGAGGTGCTGGCCGAGTTCGACCACAAGCACCTCAACGAGGACACGCCCTACTTCAAGCAGCAGATCCCCACCACCGAGAACATCGTGCGCGTGCTGTGGCGGCTGATCGCCCCCCAGCTGCCGCCCGAGGCCGCGCTGGCCCACCTGCGCCTGTACGAGATGGACGACCTGTGGGCCGACTACGCGGGCGAGGACGAGGCGCAGTTCTCGCGATCCTACGTGTTCTCGGCGGCGCACCGCCTGCACGCCCCGCAGCTCTCCGACGAGGAGAACCGCGAGCTGTACGGCAAGTGCAACAACCCCAATGGCCACGGCCACAACTACACGCTGGAGGTGAGCGTGCGCGGCGCGATAGACCCATCCACCGGCATGGTGATCGACCTCGTGGAAATGGACCGGGCCGTGCGCGGCGTGCTCGACACGCTCGACCACACCCACCTCGACCGCCAGGTGGCGCACTTCGCCGAGCGCACATCCACCGCCGAAAACATCGTCGTCTACCTGTGGGGCCAGCTGGCCCCGCGCTTCGAGGGGCGGCTGGCCCACCTGAGGCTGTGGGAGACGCGCAACAACAGCTTTGAATATAGCGGCGAGAGGCCGTAA
- a CDS encoding GNAT family N-acetyltransferase, with translation MPFFRRPLDLSQATVRPCAPEDITAISRMLRDQSHRFLAAASADLPALLGGAPAVALALGADVLGAVVAGWPVQHVAWLRAVALADSVPVPAGLEALLPPLADIAHQRGVARLFYAGDLSADTWLQPALLARGWVRQTDVVVYEKHGFAVPSPGNGRVRVRKALFSDLPAVVALDRLCFDPQWAKDEGILGPAIVEQPLFLIAELDDLPVGYAFVTSHFQGMLVHLVRIAVDPGARGQQVGVRLLAEVVAFAERSRAESITLNTQQENRAAQRLYEWFGFRRTGESQTVLSYPL, from the coding sequence ATGCCATTCTTTCGCCGTCCGCTCGACCTCAGCCAGGCGACGGTGCGCCCGTGCGCGCCCGAGGACATCACCGCGATCTCGCGCATGCTGCGCGACCAGTCCCACCGCTTCCTAGCCGCCGCCAGCGCCGACCTGCCCGCGCTGCTCGGCGGCGCCCCCGCCGTGGCGCTGGCCCTGGGCGCGGATGTGCTGGGGGCCGTAGTGGCGGGCTGGCCAGTGCAGCATGTGGCCTGGCTGCGGGCTGTGGCCCTGGCCGACAGCGTGCCCGTGCCCGCCGGGCTGGAGGCCCTGCTGCCGCCGCTGGCCGACATCGCGCATCAGCGCGGCGTGGCCCGGCTGTTCTACGCGGGCGACCTGTCCGCCGACACCTGGCTGCAGCCTGCCCTGCTGGCGCGCGGCTGGGTGCGGCAGACCGATGTGGTAGTGTACGAAAAGCACGGCTTCGCGGTTCCCTCGCCGGGGAACGGGCGCGTGCGGGTGCGCAAGGCGCTGTTCTCCGACCTGCCCGCCGTGGTGGCGCTCGACCGGCTGTGCTTCGATCCGCAGTGGGCCAAGGATGAGGGCATCCTCGGCCCGGCGATCGTCGAGCAGCCGCTGTTCCTGATCGCCGAGCTGGATGATCTGCCGGTGGGCTACGCCTTCGTCACCAGCCACTTCCAGGGCATGCTGGTGCATCTGGTGCGCATCGCGGTCGACCCCGGCGCGCGCGGCCAGCAGGTGGGCGTGCGGCTGCTGGCCGAGGTCGTGGCCTTCGCCGAGCGCAGCCGGGCCGAGTCGATCACGCTCAACACCCAGCAGGAAAACCGCGCCGCCCAGCGGCTCTACGAGTGGTTCGGCTTCCGCCGCACCGGCGAGAGCCAGACGGTGCTCTCCTACCCGCTCTAG
- the treZ gene encoding malto-oligosyltrehalose trehalohydrolase — MIFSLPFGATPAADGTHFRVWAASASQVDVVIYQDGSPAAAYPMRPAPGGFFEASVPGVGHGARYMYRLNGADDRPDPASRSQPEGVHGPSEVVDPARHPWGDADWRGIPIEQAVIYELHTGTFTPEGTFDSAIPRLAALRDLGVTAIEIMPVADFPGQRGWGYDGVSLFAPSRAYGGPEALRRLVDAAHQQGLAVILDVVYNHLGPDGNYLRQFAEHYFTHRHSTPWGDALNFDDVASEHVRAFFVANACYWAAEFHLDGLRLDATHAIQDDSPTHILAEIAASVRAIQPPGRHFILIAEDERNQPRLIRPPAQGGYGLDAAWADDFHHQLRVALTGEREGYYADYTGSAADLAATMRQGWFYTGQISAAMGHPRGQPADGCPPSAFVYCIQNHDQVGNRAFGERLGHMVPPEAYRMASALLLLAPHTPMIWQGQEWDASTPFLYFTDHHAELGRLVTEGRRKEFARFAAFAGEQIPDPQADETFLRSKLRWAERGQPRHAQTLALYRDLLALRPSLPQGSFNAQPLGPDTLALRRSDADRELLLLANLRGAARHPLDGQWQVLLSTEEARYGGAGAATLADGAASFDGPAALLLRRVG; from the coding sequence ATGATCTTCTCCCTGCCCTTCGGGGCCACGCCCGCAGCGGACGGCACCCACTTCCGGGTCTGGGCCGCCAGCGCCAGCCAGGTGGATGTGGTGATCTACCAGGATGGCAGCCCCGCCGCCGCCTACCCCATGCGCCCCGCGCCCGGCGGCTTCTTCGAGGCCAGCGTGCCCGGCGTGGGCCACGGGGCCAGGTATATGTACCGCCTGAACGGCGCAGACGACCGCCCCGACCCCGCCTCACGCTCGCAGCCCGAGGGCGTCCACGGCCCATCCGAGGTGGTGGACCCCGCCCGCCATCCCTGGGGCGACGCCGACTGGCGCGGCATCCCGATCGAGCAGGCCGTGATCTACGAGCTTCACACCGGCACCTTCACCCCCGAGGGCACCTTCGACAGCGCCATCCCGCGCCTGGCCGCCCTGCGCGACCTGGGCGTCACCGCCATCGAGATCATGCCGGTGGCCGACTTCCCCGGCCAGCGCGGCTGGGGCTACGACGGCGTCAGCCTGTTCGCACCATCCCGCGCCTACGGCGGGCCAGAGGCGCTGCGCAGGCTGGTGGACGCGGCCCACCAGCAGGGGCTGGCCGTCATCCTCGACGTGGTCTACAACCACCTCGGGCCGGATGGCAACTACCTGCGCCAGTTCGCCGAGCACTACTTCACCCACCGCCACAGCACGCCCTGGGGCGACGCGCTGAACTTCGACGACGTGGCGAGCGAGCACGTGCGCGCCTTCTTCGTGGCCAACGCCTGCTACTGGGCCGCCGAGTTCCACCTGGATGGCCTGCGCCTCGACGCCACCCACGCCATCCAGGACGACAGCCCCACCCACATCCTAGCCGAGATCGCCGCCAGCGTCCGCGCTATCCAGCCGCCGGGCCGCCACTTCATCCTGATCGCCGAGGACGAGCGCAACCAGCCGCGCCTCATCCGCCCGCCCGCGCAGGGCGGCTACGGGCTGGATGCGGCCTGGGCCGACGACTTCCACCACCAGCTGCGCGTGGCGCTCACCGGCGAGCGCGAGGGCTACTACGCCGACTACACCGGCAGCGCCGCCGACCTGGCCGCCACCATGCGCCAGGGCTGGTTCTACACCGGCCAGATCTCGGCGGCCATGGGCCACCCGCGCGGCCAGCCCGCCGATGGCTGCCCGCCCTCGGCCTTCGTCTACTGCATCCAAAACCACGACCAGGTGGGCAACCGCGCCTTCGGCGAGCGCCTGGGCCATATGGTGCCGCCCGAGGCCTACCGCATGGCCTCGGCGCTGCTGCTGCTGGCCCCCCACACGCCCATGATTTGGCAGGGCCAAGAGTGGGACGCCTCCACGCCCTTCCTCTACTTCACCGACCACCACGCCGAGCTGGGCAGGCTGGTGACCGAGGGCCGCCGCAAGGAGTTCGCCCGCTTCGCCGCCTTCGCAGGCGAGCAGATCCCCGACCCCCAGGCCGATGAGACCTTCCTGCGATCGAAGCTGCGCTGGGCCGAGCGCGGGCAGCCCCGCCACGCCCAGACCCTGGCGCTCTACCGCGACCTGCTGGCCCTGCGCCCCAGCCTGCCCCAGGGCAGCTTCAACGCCCAGCCGCTGGGGCCGGACACCCTGGCCCTGCGCCGCAGCGATGCAGACCGCGAGCTGCTGCTGCTGGCCAACCTGCGCGGCGCAGCCCGCCACCCGCTCGACGGCCAGTGGCAAGTGCTGCTCTCCACCGAGGAGGCCCGCTACGGCGGCGCGGGCGCGGCCACGCTCGCCGACGGCGCGGCCAGCTTCGACGGCCCCGCCGCCCTGCTGCTCCGCCGCGTGGGGTAG
- the glgX gene encoding glycogen debranching protein GlgX, protein MGNIWPGRPYPLGATWDGQGVNFAIFSEHATDVELCLYDAADPARQIGRFSMPEQTDNVWHGYLPGIQPGQLYGYRIHGSYEPEFGSRFNPKKVVVDPYAKALSGTERWDDALFGYTIGDEYADLTPDSRDSAPFIPKAVVVDPAFDWGGDAHPNTPLHRSLIYELHVKGFTKLHPEVPEHMRGTYAALGHPAVVGYLKDLGVTAVELLPIHQHVDDRILVDRGLTNYWGYNTLAYLAPDIRYACARGPGEQVREFKAMVKTLHAAGIEVILDVVYNHTCEGNHLGPTLSLRGVDNQSYYRLVPDLPRYYMDYTGCGNSLSMLHARTLQLIMDSLRYWVLEMHVDGFRFDLAATLARGMQDEERLTTFFDIIHQDPVLSQVKLIAEPWDIGPGGYQVGNFPVLWAEWNGKYRDIVRRFWNGEAEGVAELAYRLTGSSDLYQHNGRSPAASINFITAHDGFTLRDLVSYSEKHNEANGEGNRDGESHNNSCNCGVEGETDDPKVLARRRTHMRNLMATLLLSHGVPMLLAGDERCRTQRGNNNAYCQDNEISWLDWSLDAEAQAMLDFTKQIIRLRQSHPVLQRRRFFQGRLIQGLHIHDIEWLRPDGNEMSDEEWNEAMVRVLGVRLNGSAMDEWDEQANFIYDDIFLLLLNAADQPIEFTISATQGFEPSPWEVVFDTARCHDEPLPTYDSGDDYPLCAGSLVLLRQVE, encoded by the coding sequence ATGGGCAACATCTGGCCCGGTAGGCCATACCCGCTCGGGGCGACGTGGGATGGCCAGGGCGTCAACTTCGCCATCTTCTCAGAGCACGCCACCGATGTCGAGCTGTGCCTCTACGATGCGGCAGACCCCGCCCGCCAGATCGGGCGCTTCTCCATGCCCGAGCAGACCGACAACGTCTGGCACGGCTACCTGCCCGGCATCCAGCCCGGCCAGCTCTACGGCTACCGCATCCACGGCTCCTACGAGCCGGAGTTCGGCAGCCGCTTCAACCCCAAGAAGGTGGTGGTGGACCCCTACGCCAAGGCGCTCAGCGGCACCGAGCGCTGGGATGACGCGCTGTTCGGCTACACCATCGGCGACGAGTACGCCGACCTCACCCCCGACAGCCGCGACAGCGCGCCCTTCATCCCCAAGGCGGTGGTGGTGGACCCGGCCTTCGACTGGGGCGGCGACGCCCACCCCAACACGCCCCTGCACCGCTCGCTGATCTACGAGCTGCACGTCAAGGGCTTCACCAAGCTACACCCCGAGGTGCCCGAGCACATGCGCGGCACCTACGCCGCGCTCGGCCACCCCGCCGTGGTCGGCTACCTCAAGGATCTGGGCGTCACCGCTGTGGAGCTGCTGCCCATCCACCAGCACGTCGACGACCGCATCCTGGTAGATCGCGGCCTGACCAACTACTGGGGCTACAACACCCTGGCCTACCTGGCCCCCGACATCCGCTACGCCTGCGCGCGCGGCCCCGGCGAGCAGGTGCGCGAGTTCAAGGCCATGGTCAAGACCCTGCACGCCGCAGGCATCGAGGTCATCCTCGACGTGGTCTACAACCACACCTGCGAGGGCAACCACCTCGGCCCCACGCTCTCGCTGCGCGGCGTGGACAACCAGAGCTACTACCGGCTCGTGCCCGACCTGCCGCGCTACTACATGGACTACACCGGCTGCGGCAACAGCCTCTCCATGCTGCACGCCCGCACGCTCCAGCTGATCATGGACAGCCTGCGCTACTGGGTGCTGGAGATGCACGTGGATGGCTTCCGCTTCGACCTAGCCGCCACGCTGGCGCGCGGCATGCAGGATGAGGAGCGCCTGACCACCTTCTTCGACATCATCCACCAGGACCCCGTGCTCTCGCAGGTGAAGCTGATCGCCGAGCCGTGGGACATCGGGCCGGGCGGCTACCAGGTGGGCAACTTCCCGGTGCTGTGGGCCGAGTGGAACGGCAAGTACCGCGACATCGTGCGGCGCTTCTGGAACGGCGAGGCCGAGGGCGTGGCCGAGCTGGCCTACCGGCTCACCGGCTCCAGCGACCTCTACCAGCACAACGGGCGCAGCCCCGCCGCCTCGATCAACTTTATCACCGCCCACGATGGCTTCACCCTGCGCGACCTGGTGAGCTATAGCGAGAAGCACAACGAGGCCAACGGCGAGGGCAACCGCGACGGCGAGAGCCACAACAACTCGTGCAACTGCGGCGTGGAGGGCGAGACCGACGACCCAAAGGTGCTGGCGCGACGCCGCACCCACATGCGCAACCTGATGGCCACCCTGCTGCTCTCGCACGGCGTGCCCATGCTGCTGGCCGGCGACGAGCGCTGCCGCACCCAGCGCGGCAACAACAACGCCTACTGCCAGGACAACGAGATCAGCTGGCTCGACTGGTCGCTCGACGCCGAGGCCCAGGCCATGCTCGATTTCACCAAGCAGATCATCCGCCTGCGCCAAAGCCACCCCGTGCTGCAGCGGCGGCGCTTCTTCCAGGGCCGCCTCATCCAGGGCCTGCACATCCACGATATCGAGTGGCTGCGCCCCGATGGCAACGAGATGTCCGACGAGGAGTGGAACGAGGCCATGGTGCGCGTTCTGGGCGTGCGGCTCAACGGCAGCGCGATGGACGAGTGGGATGAGCAGGCCAACTTCATCTACGACGACATCTTCCTGCTGCTGCTGAACGCCGCCGACCAGCCGATCGAGTTCACTATCTCGGCCACCCAGGGCTTCGAGCCTTCCCCCTGGGAGGTGGTGTTCGACACCGCGCGCTGCCACGACGAGCCGCTGCCCACCTACGACTCGGGCGACGACTACCCGCTGTGCGCCGGGTCGCTGGTGCTGCTGCGGCAGGTGGAATAG
- a CDS encoding glycosyltransferase, producing the protein MQWLFGLLGLGAALAAVAAQDAARMRATPQLPQAASAAGGRISVLIPARDEAGRIGACLGGLAHQRLRACEVIVVDDASTDGTADVARAHAAALPELRVLAGQPLPPGWAGKCWACWQAAQAARGEWLLFLDADVVPAPGLLADALTHAQRADALTLMPRQTLVTLAERLLVPAFHTILYSLYPLAAVGDASSPLALFNGQAILIRREVYQATGGHRSVRASVLEDADYAAVVKGAGYRIRAAEAFGQLSARMYTGWPDALEGLGKNAVAGARSGGPRSAWVGLRQGLLAFGPWWAMAAALAAGPPLAAAGALALAALAAAHVGWLYHRRYGLAPWWGLAYPLGLGIYYAVALRGLLRVRGGRGVRWKGRVLDGR; encoded by the coding sequence ATGCAGTGGCTTTTTGGCCTGCTTGGGCTGGGCGCGGCCCTGGCCGCCGTGGCGGCGCAGGATGCCGCGCGCATGCGAGCCACGCCCCAGCTGCCCCAGGCTGCCTCAGCGGCGGGCGGGCGCATCTCGGTGCTCATCCCCGCTCGCGACGAGGCCGGGCGGATCGGGGCATGCCTGGGGGGGCTGGCCCACCAGCGCCTGCGCGCCTGCGAGGTGATAGTGGTGGATGACGCCTCGACCGACGGCACCGCCGATGTGGCCCGCGCCCACGCGGCGGCGCTGCCCGAGCTGCGCGTGCTGGCGGGCCAGCCGCTGCCGCCGGGCTGGGCGGGCAAGTGCTGGGCCTGCTGGCAGGCCGCCCAGGCCGCGCGCGGCGAGTGGCTGCTGTTCCTCGACGCCGATGTGGTGCCCGCCCCTGGGCTGCTGGCCGACGCGCTGACCCACGCCCAGCGCGCCGACGCACTGACCCTGATGCCGCGCCAGACCCTCGTCACGCTGGCCGAGCGCCTGCTGGTGCCCGCCTTCCACACCATCCTCTATAGCCTCTACCCGCTGGCCGCCGTGGGCGACGCTAGCTCGCCGCTGGCGCTGTTTAACGGCCAGGCCATCCTCATCCGCCGCGAGGTGTACCAGGCCACCGGCGGGCACCGCAGCGTGCGCGCCAGCGTGCTGGAGGATGCCGACTACGCGGCGGTGGTGAAGGGCGCAGGCTACCGCATACGCGCCGCCGAGGCCTTCGGGCAGCTGTCGGCGCGCATGTACACGGGCTGGCCCGACGCGCTGGAGGGGCTGGGCAAAAACGCAGTGGCTGGGGCGCGCAGCGGCGGGCCGCGCAGCGCCTGGGTGGGCCTGCGCCAGGGGCTGCTGGCCTTCGGGCCGTGGTGGGCTATGGCGGCGGCGCTAGCGGCTGGCCCGCCGCTGGCGGCGGCGGGTGCGCTGGCCCTGGCCGCGCTGGCCGCCGCCCACGTGGGCTGGCTCTACCACCGGCGCTATGGCCTCGCACCGTGGTGGGGGCTGGCCTACCCGCTGGGCCTGGGCATCTACTACGCGGTGGCGCTGCGCGGGCTGCTGCGGGTGCGCGGCGGGCGCGGCGTGCGCTGGAAGGGCCGCGTGCTGGACGGGCGCTAG
- the treY gene encoding malto-oligosyltrehalose synthase, with amino-acid sequence MENRPNRIPSATYRVQMNSAFTFAQAQAIVPYLRALGVSDLYASPIFRARPESTHGYDIADHNSLNPALGGEDGFEQLSAALREHDMGLLLDIVPNHMGIGEPSNTWWMDVIENGPSSKYARFFDIDWHPVKRELENKVLLPILGDQYGRVLEQGALQVRYEDGAFWLHYYEHCLPLNPRSYTNILAPQLDALAEQLGDDHADLLEYQSIITALTNLPERTETDQARVAERHREKEIIKRRLDALCTSSQAVREAVARSITMINGAAGDPRSFDALDDLIGRQAYRMAYWRVAAEEINYRRFFDINDLAAIRMEDEEVFQSTHQLLLRLLAEQKITGVRLDHPDGLYDPEGYFRRLQEAFAIAQMGQDAEGIAWAEHERPLYVLVEKILARNEPLPESWPVYGTTGYDFLNAAGGVLVDTSAERRISEIYSDFIGRKIDFEDLVYNTRRQIMRTSLASELTVLAYQLSRVAEHSRYYRDFTLNSLREALREVIASFPVYRTYTVAATDTVSERDQQVIDQALARARRHNLAAEPTIYDFIRDVLLLRYPGMLDEAARESQRQFVMKFQQLTGPVMAKGLEDTAFYIYNRLTSLNEVGGEPRLFGTTVAAFHRQNHERLRTWPLAMLASSTHDTKRSEDVRARISVISELPATWKTLLGRLSRLNQRKKREIDGRPAPDRNEEYLLYQTILGTLPIEPLDEAALRAYTARIKAYMVKAIREAKVNTSWLNPNSEYDDAVQAFVEATLADRRFMAQIRELHQLVAHFGIYNSLSQTLLKLTSPGVPDIYQGTEMFDFSLVDPDNRQPVDYALRTYLLDELTTMDVPAHDLARTISDPRDSRSKLFLVAKVLAFRAAHPQLFQGGSYAALAATGTADEHVVAFARRAEDQMAIAVAPRLLAKKLGEARLPLGADAWGDDMLVLASARAGQLFRNVLTDETVAAVERSGQVGLPLAQVLASFPVALLARDERS; translated from the coding sequence ATGGAGAACCGCCCAAACCGCATCCCCAGCGCCACCTACCGCGTGCAGATGAATAGCGCCTTCACCTTCGCCCAGGCCCAGGCCATCGTGCCCTACCTGCGGGCGCTGGGCGTGAGCGACCTGTACGCCTCGCCGATCTTCCGCGCGCGGCCCGAGAGCACCCACGGCTACGACATCGCCGACCACAACAGCCTCAACCCCGCGCTGGGCGGCGAGGATGGCTTCGAGCAGCTTTCCGCCGCCCTACGCGAGCACGACATGGGCCTGCTGCTCGACATCGTGCCCAACCACATGGGCATCGGCGAGCCTTCCAACACCTGGTGGATGGACGTGATCGAGAACGGCCCCTCCTCCAAGTACGCCCGCTTCTTCGACATCGACTGGCACCCCGTCAAGCGCGAGCTGGAGAACAAGGTGCTGCTGCCCATCCTGGGCGACCAGTACGGGCGTGTGCTAGAGCAGGGCGCGCTGCAGGTGCGCTACGAGGATGGCGCGTTCTGGCTGCACTACTACGAGCACTGCCTGCCGCTCAACCCCCGCAGCTACACCAACATCCTCGCGCCCCAGCTGGATGCGCTGGCCGAGCAGCTGGGCGACGACCACGCCGACCTGCTGGAGTACCAGAGCATCATCACCGCGCTCACCAACCTGCCCGAGCGCACCGAGACCGACCAGGCCCGCGTGGCCGAGCGCCACCGCGAGAAGGAGATCATCAAGCGCCGCCTGGATGCGCTGTGCACCAGCTCGCAGGCGGTGCGTGAGGCCGTGGCGCGCAGCATCACCATGATCAATGGTGCGGCGGGCGACCCGCGCAGCTTCGACGCGCTCGACGACCTGATCGGCAGGCAGGCCTACCGCATGGCCTACTGGCGCGTGGCCGCCGAGGAGATCAACTACCGCCGCTTCTTCGACATCAACGACCTGGCCGCCATCCGCATGGAGGATGAGGAGGTCTTCCAGTCCACCCACCAGCTGCTGCTGCGCCTGCTGGCCGAGCAGAAGATCACCGGCGTGCGGCTCGACCACCCCGACGGCCTCTACGACCCCGAGGGCTATTTCCGGCGGCTCCAAGAGGCCTTCGCCATCGCCCAGATGGGACAGGACGCCGAGGGCATCGCCTGGGCCGAGCACGAGCGCCCGCTGTATGTGCTGGTCGAGAAGATCCTGGCCCGCAACGAGCCGCTGCCCGAGAGCTGGCCGGTCTATGGCACCACCGGCTACGATTTCCTGAATGCGGCGGGCGGCGTGCTAGTGGACACATCCGCCGAGCGGCGCATCAGCGAGATCTACAGCGACTTCATCGGCAGGAAGATCGACTTCGAGGATCTGGTCTACAACACCCGCAGGCAGATCATGCGCACCTCGCTGGCCAGCGAGCTGACGGTGCTGGCCTACCAGCTCAGCCGCGTGGCCGAGCACAGCCGCTACTATCGCGACTTCACGCTCAACTCGCTGCGCGAGGCCCTGCGCGAGGTGATCGCCAGCTTCCCGGTGTACCGCACCTACACCGTGGCCGCCACCGACACGGTGAGCGAGCGCGACCAGCAGGTGATCGACCAGGCCCTGGCCCGCGCCCGCCGACACAACCTGGCCGCCGAGCCGACAATCTACGACTTCATCCGCGATGTGCTGCTGCTGCGCTACCCCGGCATGCTGGATGAAGCCGCCCGCGAGTCGCAGCGCCAGTTCGTGATGAAGTTCCAGCAGCTCACCGGCCCGGTGATGGCCAAGGGCCTAGAGGACACCGCCTTCTACATCTACAACCGCCTCACCTCGCTGAACGAGGTCGGCGGCGAGCCGCGCCTGTTCGGCACCACCGTGGCCGCCTTCCACCGCCAGAACCACGAGCGCCTGCGCACATGGCCGCTGGCCATGCTGGCATCCTCCACCCACGACACCAAGCGCAGCGAGGATGTGCGCGCCCGCATCAGCGTAATCTCCGAGCTGCCCGCCACATGGAAGACCCTACTCGGGCGACTCAGCCGCCTGAACCAGCGCAAGAAGCGCGAGATCGACGGCAGGCCCGCCCCCGACCGCAACGAGGAGTACCTGCTCTACCAGACCATCCTCGGCACCCTGCCCATCGAGCCGCTGGATGAGGCCGCCCTGCGCGCCTACACCGCCCGCATCAAGGCCTACATGGTCAAGGCCATCCGCGAGGCCAAGGTGAACACCAGCTGGCTCAACCCCAACAGCGAGTACGATGACGCGGTGCAGGCCTTCGTCGAGGCCACCCTGGCCGACAGGCGCTTCATGGCCCAGATCCGCGAGCTGCACCAGCTGGTGGCCCACTTCGGCATCTACAACAGCCTCAGCCAGACCCTGCTGAAGCTCACATCCCCCGGCGTGCCCGACATCTACCAGGGCACCGAGATGTTCGACTTCAGCCTAGTGGACCCCGACAACCGGCAGCCGGTGGACTACGCTCTGCGCACCTACCTGCTGGATGAGCTGACGACCATGGATGTGCCCGCCCACGATCTGGCCCGCACCATCAGCGACCCGCGCGACAGCCGATCCAAGCTCTTTCTGGTCGCCAAGGTGCTGGCCTTCCGCGCCGCGCACCCCCAGCTCTTCCAGGGCGGCAGCTACGCCGCGCTGGCTGCCACCGGCACAGCCGACGAGCACGTGGTGGCCTTCGCCCGCCGCGCCGAGGACCAGATGGCGATCGCCGTGGCCCCCAGGCTGCTGGCCAAGAAGCTGGGCGAGGCCCGGCTGCCGCTGGGCGCGGATGCCTGGGGCGATGACATGCTGGTGCTGGCCAGCGCCCGCGCCGGGCAGCTCTTCCGCAATGTGCTCACCGATGAGACCGTGGCCGCCGTCGAGCGCAGCGGCCAGGTGGGCCTGCCGCTGGCCCAGGTGCTGGCCAGCTTCCCGGTGGCCCTGCTCGCGCGCGACGAGCGCAGCTGA